One window of Nocardia sp. NBC_00508 genomic DNA carries:
- the leuD gene encoding 3-isopropylmalate dehydratase small subunit yields the protein MEAFTVHKGIGVPMRRSNVDTDQIIPAVYLKRVTRTGFEDGLFAAWRTDPDFILNIEPYNRGSVLVAGPDFGTGSSREHAVWALSDYGFRVVISSRFADIFRGNAGKGGLVAAQMSQNDVEMLWKLLEEQPGLELVVDLGARTVAAGTVVLPFDIDDYTRWRLLEGLDDIGLTLRREDAIDRFEKARPTWKPATLPAHISQT from the coding sequence ATGGAAGCGTTCACCGTGCACAAGGGCATCGGGGTGCCGATGCGCCGCTCCAATGTCGATACCGATCAGATCATCCCCGCCGTCTACCTGAAGCGGGTGACTCGTACGGGATTCGAGGACGGGTTGTTCGCCGCATGGCGCACCGATCCCGACTTCATTCTCAACATCGAGCCATACAACAGGGGTAGTGTGCTGGTGGCGGGCCCGGATTTCGGTACCGGATCCTCGCGTGAGCACGCCGTTTGGGCGCTGTCGGACTACGGCTTTCGGGTGGTCATCTCGTCCCGGTTCGCCGACATCTTCCGCGGCAATGCCGGTAAGGGCGGTCTGGTGGCCGCTCAGATGTCACAGAACGATGTCGAAATGCTCTGGAAGTTGCTCGAGGAACAGCCCGGCTTGGAATTGGTTGTGGACCTCGGGGCGCGCACTGTGGCGGCTGGAACCGTCGTGTTGCCGTTCGATATTGATGACTACACCAGGTGGCGTCTGCTCGAAGGATTGGACGACATCGGGCTCACTCTGCGGCGGGAGGACGCCATCGACCGGTTCGAAAAGGCAAGGCCAACATGGAAACCCGCCACCCTCCCGGCACATATTTCGCAGACGTAA
- a CDS encoding NUDIX hydrolase: MSAEAGFEHRGGPFWDPRVTANIRAAGAVLWRTSAQGTVEIAVVHRPKYGDWSLPKGKLDPGETPVLAAVREVREETGLESRLGRYLGYVTYPIPGHRRLKRVDYWAAEVVGGEFAANSEVDVLNWHPLDRVMDQLSYPMDRQVVRAFTRLPARTSTLLLVRHAKAGRRDRFSGPDEQRPLDREGKEQAQALVPNLLAFKASEIYSADPLRCVESMMPLAEHLDAEIAIEPLFSESGYAAATDEARERFRTLVSDKTVRVVCSQGKVIPDLLEWLAGQDGVALQSARNRKGSVWVLSFVGRRLVAADHLDRSLSASVVKA, encoded by the coding sequence GTGAGCGCTGAAGCAGGATTCGAACACCGAGGGGGCCCGTTCTGGGATCCCCGCGTCACGGCCAATATCCGAGCCGCGGGAGCGGTGCTGTGGCGGACGTCCGCGCAGGGAACGGTGGAGATCGCGGTCGTCCATCGCCCCAAGTACGGGGACTGGTCCCTGCCGAAAGGAAAGCTGGACCCGGGCGAGACCCCGGTGCTGGCCGCGGTCCGCGAGGTCCGCGAGGAGACCGGGCTGGAGAGCAGGCTCGGTCGCTACCTCGGATACGTGACCTACCCGATTCCGGGCCATCGCAGGTTGAAACGGGTCGACTACTGGGCCGCCGAAGTGGTGGGCGGCGAGTTCGCGGCCAACTCCGAGGTGGACGTGCTCAACTGGCACCCGCTGGACCGCGTGATGGACCAGCTGTCGTATCCGATGGACCGCCAAGTGGTGCGCGCCTTCACCCGCCTGCCCGCGCGCACCAGCACCCTGCTGCTGGTGCGGCACGCGAAAGCAGGCCGCAGAGACCGCTTCAGCGGACCCGACGAACAGCGCCCGCTCGATCGCGAGGGCAAGGAACAGGCGCAGGCGTTGGTGCCGAATCTCCTGGCGTTCAAGGCATCCGAGATCTATTCGGCCGATCCGCTGCGGTGTGTGGAGTCGATGATGCCGTTGGCCGAGCATCTCGACGCCGAAATCGCTATCGAGCCATTGTTTTCCGAGTCCGGCTACGCCGCCGCCACCGACGAGGCCCGTGAGCGATTCCGAACCCTGGTGTCGGACAAGACTGTTCGCGTCGTCTGCAGCCAGGGCAAGGTGATCCCGGACCTGCTGGAATGGCTGGCCGGACAAGACGGCGTCGCGCTGCAGTCGGCGCGCAACCGCAAGGGCAGCGTGTGGGTGCTGTCGTTCGTCGGGCGGCGCTTGGTGGCCGCCGACCATCTGGACCGATCGCTGTCGGCCTCCGTCGTGAAAGCCTGA
- the leuC gene encoding 3-isopropylmalate dehydratase large subunit produces MAEPRTLAEKVWDQHVVARGEGEGASREPDLIYIDLHLVHEVTSPQAFDGLRAAGRPVRRPDLTIATEDHNVPTIDIDKPIADPVSRTQVETLRHNCAEFGVRLHPMGDLDQGIVHVVGPQLGLTQPGTTVVCGDSHTSTHGAFGALAMGIGTSEVEHVLATQTLSLQPFKTMAITVDGAMPPGVTSKDLILAVIAKIGTGGGQGYVLEYRGEAIRAMSMEARMTICNMSIEAGARAGMIAPDETTYEFLRGRPHAPQGADWDAAVAAWEALKTDEGAAFDAEVHIDASALSPFVTWGTNPGQGAPLGEAVPDPAAIADEVARESAEKALRYMDLEPGTPLREVPIDTVFVGSCTNGRIEDLRAVAGILKGRHVADGVRMLVVPGSMRVRAQAEKEGLGEIFTAAGAEWRQAGCSMCLGMNPDQLEPGQRCASTSNRNFEGRQGKGGRTHLVSPLVAAATAVRGTLSSPADLN; encoded by the coding sequence ATGGCCGAACCGCGCACGCTGGCCGAGAAGGTATGGGACCAGCATGTCGTCGCTCGCGGAGAGGGTGAGGGTGCCTCGCGCGAGCCGGACCTGATCTACATCGACCTGCACCTCGTCCACGAGGTGACCAGTCCGCAGGCCTTCGACGGACTGCGCGCCGCGGGCAGACCTGTGCGCCGGCCGGATCTCACGATCGCGACCGAGGACCACAACGTGCCGACGATCGATATCGACAAGCCGATCGCCGACCCGGTTTCGCGCACCCAGGTGGAGACGCTGCGGCACAACTGCGCGGAATTCGGTGTGCGGCTGCATCCCATGGGCGACCTGGACCAGGGCATCGTGCACGTGGTCGGGCCGCAGCTCGGCCTGACCCAACCGGGGACGACCGTGGTCTGCGGTGACAGCCACACCTCGACGCACGGCGCGTTCGGCGCGCTGGCCATGGGTATCGGCACCTCCGAGGTCGAGCATGTGCTTGCCACCCAGACCCTCTCGTTGCAGCCGTTCAAGACGATGGCAATCACCGTGGACGGCGCCATGCCCCCCGGCGTGACGAGCAAGGACCTGATCCTGGCCGTCATCGCGAAGATCGGCACCGGCGGCGGCCAGGGCTACGTCCTGGAGTATCGGGGCGAGGCCATCCGGGCCATGTCCATGGAGGCCCGAATGACGATCTGCAACATGTCCATCGAGGCGGGCGCTCGGGCCGGCATGATCGCGCCGGACGAGACGACCTACGAATTCCTCAGGGGGCGGCCGCACGCGCCGCAGGGCGCCGACTGGGATGCAGCGGTGGCCGCCTGGGAGGCGCTGAAGACGGACGAGGGCGCGGCTTTCGACGCCGAGGTGCATATCGACGCCTCCGCGCTGTCCCCGTTCGTCACCTGGGGCACCAATCCGGGCCAGGGCGCCCCGCTGGGCGAGGCGGTGCCGGACCCCGCCGCGATCGCCGACGAGGTGGCCCGCGAGTCCGCGGAGAAAGCGCTGCGTTACATGGACTTGGAGCCGGGTACTCCACTTCGGGAAGTGCCGATCGACACCGTATTCGTCGGTTCGTGCACCAACGGACGCATTGAGGATTTGCGTGCGGTGGCCGGGATTTTGAAGGGACGTCATGTCGCCGACGGGGTGCGAATGTTGGTTGTACCGGGGTCGATGCGGGTTCGCGCACAGGCGGAAAAAGAAGGACTGGGTGAGATTTTCACCGCGGCGGGCGCCGAATGGCGGCAGGCGGGCTGCTCAATGTGCCTGGGAATGAATCCGGACCAGCTCGAACCCGGCCAGCGTTGTGCCTCCACCTCGAACCGCAACTTCGAAGGAAGGCAGGGCAAAGGCGGCCGTACGCACCTGGTTTCTCCCCTCGTAGCGGCCGCGACGGCGGTCCGCGGAACCCTGTCCTCGCCTGCGGATCTGAACTGA
- a CDS encoding HU family DNA-binding protein translates to MNKAELIDVLTEKLGTDRRTATAAVEHVVDTIVRAVHKGQSVTITGFGVFEQRKRAARVARNPRTGETVKVKPTSVPAFRPGAQFKAVIAGKQKLAATGPAVKRGVGAPVAAKKAAAKKTARKAAAKKATPTKAPAKTTARKAAAKAPAKTTARKTAAKKTPAKKTAVAKKAPAKKTATKATAAKKTTAAKKTVAKKAPAKKTAAKKAPARRAR, encoded by the coding sequence ATGAACAAGGCGGAACTGATCGACGTTCTGACCGAAAAGTTGGGTACGGACAGGCGCACGGCCACCGCGGCAGTCGAGCATGTGGTCGACACCATCGTGCGCGCGGTGCACAAGGGTCAGAGCGTCACAATCACCGGATTCGGTGTGTTCGAACAGCGTAAGCGTGCGGCTCGAGTCGCCAGGAACCCGCGCACCGGCGAAACCGTGAAGGTTAAGCCCACATCGGTGCCCGCGTTTCGTCCTGGCGCTCAGTTCAAGGCGGTGATCGCGGGTAAGCAGAAGTTGGCCGCGACCGGCCCCGCCGTCAAGCGCGGGGTGGGTGCGCCGGTGGCCGCTAAGAAGGCGGCAGCCAAGAAGACGGCGCGCAAGGCCGCTGCGAAGAAGGCGACCCCGACCAAGGCGCCCGCCAAGACCACGGCGCGCAAGGCCGCCGCCAAGGCCCCGGCAAAGACCACCGCTCGCAAGACCGCGGCCAAGAAGACGCCCGCGAAGAAGACCGCGGTCGCGAAGAAGGCTCCGGCCAAGAAGACGGCCACCAAGGCCACGGCGGCCAAGAAGACCACCGCCGCCAAGAAGACCGTCGCCAAGAAGGCGCCTGCGAAGAAGACCGCGGCCAAGAAGGCTCCGGCTCGTCGCGCCCGCTGA
- the cofC gene encoding 2-phospho-L-lactate guanylyltransferase codes for MRPHAVHAVIAVKSLDRAKSRLADRLRPEHRARLVLAMLADTVTATEAVADVVSVTVVTPDPAVADLARTLGADVHPEPHERNSDGLNTALAATAAALRAAHGPVDLLALQADLPALRPDELSDMLAAAPPGLRSIVVDHAGSGTAALVVRDPVAPLDPRFGPGSARSHIAAGAVDLAGDWPGLRLDVDTADDLDRAVALGAGAATRAVLHDIGWPGGVHEHVPHVC; via the coding sequence ATGCGCCCGCACGCCGTGCACGCCGTGATCGCGGTCAAGAGTCTCGATCGGGCCAAGAGCCGATTGGCCGACCGGCTGCGCCCGGAGCACCGGGCGCGGCTGGTGCTGGCCATGCTCGCCGACACCGTGACCGCAACCGAAGCGGTCGCCGATGTGGTATCTGTCACCGTGGTCACGCCGGACCCCGCGGTCGCCGATCTGGCTCGCACGCTGGGCGCCGACGTGCATCCGGAGCCGCACGAGCGGAACTCCGACGGGCTCAACACCGCCTTGGCCGCCACCGCCGCAGCATTGCGCGCCGCGCACGGCCCGGTCGACCTGCTCGCCTTGCAGGCCGATCTGCCCGCGCTGCGTCCGGACGAGTTGTCGGATATGCTCGCCGCCGCCCCGCCCGGCCTGCGGTCGATCGTGGTCGACCACGCGGGCAGCGGAACCGCCGCGCTGGTGGTCCGCGACCCGGTCGCCCCGCTCGACCCACGCTTCGGCCCGGGGTCGGCGCGCAGTCATATCGCCGCGGGCGCGGTCGATCTGGCCGGGGACTGGCCGGGGCTGCGCCTGGACGTGGACACCGCCGACGATCTGGACCGCGCCGTCGCGCTCGGGGCGGGCGCGGCGACCCGCGCTGTCCTGCATGACATCGGTTGGCCGGGAGGTGTTCACGAGCACGTTCCGCACGTGTGCTAG
- a CDS encoding thiamine-monophosphate kinase has translation MRELGEFALIDRINAGRVQAPGVLLGPGDDAALVAAADGRFVVTTDMLVQDRHFRLDWSGPEDIGRKAIAQNAADVVAMGAAPTAFVVALGCPADTPLALVDGLADGMWAEAARAGASIAGGDLVRSRDLVISITAFGDLRGGAPITRSGACVGDIVAIAGRLGWSAAGLDAFTAGVTGAEVAEALAAHRVPQPQYAAVLDALERGPIWGPDSPTPQHVSVRSGACVDSGSDGPPREMPSAAAIGELDQAATGETRAHAIPDGNLVDRSSPSVTGEPTMTGSRDIGLHALTDVSDGLLADLGHIAAASGVAIDLDSAALRDPALERVAAVLDADAAQWILTGGEDHAFAGTWAPDRPLPAGWVAIGRVVAGHGLSVDGVAQVGDGGWESFHGADSAIGDRPR, from the coding sequence GTGCGTGAACTGGGGGAGTTCGCGCTGATCGACCGCATCAACGCGGGCCGGGTGCAGGCGCCGGGCGTGCTGCTCGGCCCCGGTGACGACGCGGCGCTGGTCGCGGCCGCGGACGGTCGATTCGTGGTCACCACCGACATGCTCGTACAGGATCGGCATTTCCGGCTGGACTGGTCCGGTCCGGAGGACATCGGCCGTAAAGCGATCGCGCAGAACGCCGCCGACGTGGTCGCCATGGGTGCGGCGCCGACCGCGTTCGTCGTCGCGCTCGGCTGCCCCGCCGACACCCCGCTGGCGCTGGTGGACGGACTCGCGGACGGCATGTGGGCCGAGGCCGCCAGGGCCGGCGCGTCCATTGCCGGTGGCGATCTGGTCCGCAGCCGCGACCTGGTCATCTCGATCACCGCCTTCGGCGACCTGCGTGGCGGTGCGCCGATCACGAGATCCGGTGCATGCGTGGGCGATATCGTCGCGATCGCGGGCCGCCTCGGCTGGTCGGCCGCGGGGCTCGACGCCTTCACCGCCGGTGTGACCGGTGCCGAGGTCGCGGAAGCACTTGCCGCACATCGTGTTCCGCAGCCGCAGTATGCGGCCGTGCTGGACGCGTTGGAGCGCGGGCCGATCTGGGGGCCGGATTCACCTACACCCCAGCATGTTTCGGTGCGATCGGGCGCGTGCGTCGATTCTGGATCAGACGGTCCGCCGCGCGAGATGCCCAGTGCGGCGGCAATCGGCGAGCTGGATCAGGCGGCGACCGGTGAGACGCGGGCACACGCGATACCGGACGGGAACCTGGTGGACCGTTCGTCGCCCTCCGTGACGGGCGAGCCGACTATGACAGGTTCGCGGGACATCGGGCTGCACGCCCTGACCGACGTATCCGACGGGTTGCTCGCGGATCTGGGACACATCGCCGCCGCCTCCGGCGTCGCGATCGATCTGGATTCGGCGGCGCTGCGTGATCCGGCGCTGGAACGCGTCGCCGCCGTGCTGGACGCCGATGCGGCGCAATGGATCCTGACCGGAGGCGAGGACCATGCCTTCGCGGGCACGTGGGCGCCGGACCGTCCGCTGCCTGCGGGCTGGGTCGCGATCGGGCGCGTTGTGGCCGGTCACGGGCTCTCCGTCGATGGGGTGGCGCAGGTGGGCGACGGCGGGTGGGAATCGTTCCATGGGGCGGACTCGGCAATTGGCGACCGACCACGCTAA
- a CDS encoding RNA degradosome polyphosphate kinase, whose translation MIVDVSDTETVKQQPLLPMPPPAATPLAADSSAQRLPRDRYLNRELSWLDFNARVLALAEDASLPLLERTKFLAIFASNLDEFYMVRVAGLKRRAETGLLVRSADGRSPGEQLELIAARTQEIAVRHAGVFLDSVLPALTAEGIAIIDWNDLDDDERQRLSSHFQDQVFPVLTPLAVDPAHPFPYISGLSLNLAVTVKDSTTGGEHFARVKVPDNVDRFVRVRRTESGSPIAAFLPMEALIAAHLDLLFPGMDVVEQHSFRITRNADFEVDEDRDEDLLQALERELARRRFGSPVRLEVSDDMTEHMLDLLLRELDVDPADVLQVPGLLDLSCLWQVYGVDRPNLKDIPYVPATPPAFGERETPRNVFAALREGDVLVHHPYDSFSTSVQRFIEQAAADPQVLAIKQTLYRTSGDSPIVNALIDAAEAGKQVVALVEIKARFDEQANIKWARALEQAGVHVVYGLIGLKTHCKTCLVVRREGATIRRYCHIGTGNYNPKTARLYEDVGLLTAAPEIGADLTDLFNSLTGYSRKERYRNLLVAPQSVRSGIIERVQRETDLAAQGQAARIRLKANAIVDEEIIDALYRASQAGVPVQIVVRGISALRPGVPDMSENIEVRSILGRFLEHSRILHFQAQDEYWIGSADMMHRNLDRRVEVMAQVKDPRLTEQLGDVFDSALSPTTRCWVLQPDGTWRASPGTTGDGDKIRDHQEFLMRLRRPEQQ comes from the coding sequence ATGATCGTTGACGTGAGCGATACGGAAACCGTCAAGCAACAGCCGTTGCTTCCCATGCCACCTCCGGCGGCGACACCCCTGGCCGCCGACTCGTCGGCGCAACGGTTGCCACGTGATCGCTACCTCAATCGCGAACTGAGCTGGCTCGACTTCAACGCCCGGGTGCTCGCCCTCGCCGAGGACGCCTCGCTTCCGTTGCTGGAACGCACGAAGTTCCTCGCGATCTTCGCGTCCAATCTCGACGAGTTCTACATGGTGCGGGTGGCGGGCCTGAAACGGCGCGCCGAGACCGGTCTGCTCGTGCGCTCGGCCGACGGCCGCTCCCCCGGCGAGCAACTGGAGCTGATCGCCGCGCGCACCCAGGAGATCGCGGTGCGGCATGCAGGCGTTTTCCTCGACAGCGTGCTGCCCGCGCTGACCGCCGAGGGCATCGCGATCATCGACTGGAACGATCTGGACGACGACGAACGCCAGCGGCTCTCGAGCCACTTCCAGGATCAGGTGTTCCCGGTCCTCACGCCGCTCGCGGTGGACCCGGCGCACCCCTTCCCCTACATCAGCGGGCTGAGCCTCAATCTCGCCGTGACGGTGAAGGATTCCACCACCGGCGGCGAGCATTTCGCCCGCGTCAAGGTGCCCGACAACGTCGACCGGTTCGTCCGCGTGCGCCGCACCGAATCCGGCTCCCCCATCGCGGCATTCCTGCCGATGGAGGCGCTGATCGCCGCGCACCTGGACCTGCTGTTCCCGGGCATGGACGTAGTGGAGCAACACTCGTTCCGGATCACCCGCAACGCCGACTTCGAGGTCGACGAGGACCGCGACGAGGACCTGCTCCAAGCGCTGGAACGCGAACTGGCCCGGCGCCGGTTCGGTTCGCCGGTGCGCCTGGAGGTCTCCGACGACATGACCGAGCACATGCTCGACCTGCTGCTGCGCGAGCTGGATGTCGACCCCGCCGACGTGCTCCAGGTGCCCGGCCTGCTCGATCTGTCCTGCCTCTGGCAGGTGTACGGCGTGGACCGGCCGAATCTGAAGGACATCCCGTACGTCCCGGCGACGCCGCCCGCGTTCGGCGAGCGGGAGACGCCGCGCAACGTGTTCGCGGCGCTGCGCGAGGGCGACGTGCTCGTGCACCACCCCTACGACTCGTTCTCCACCAGCGTGCAGCGGTTCATCGAACAGGCCGCCGCCGACCCGCAGGTGCTGGCGATCAAGCAGACGCTCTACCGCACCTCCGGCGATTCCCCGATCGTCAACGCGCTCATCGACGCCGCCGAGGCGGGCAAGCAGGTCGTCGCCCTGGTGGAGATCAAGGCGCGCTTCGACGAGCAGGCCAACATCAAATGGGCGCGCGCGCTGGAGCAGGCGGGCGTGCACGTGGTGTACGGCCTCATCGGCCTCAAGACGCACTGCAAGACCTGCCTGGTGGTGCGCCGCGAGGGCGCGACCATCCGCCGCTACTGCCACATCGGGACCGGCAACTACAACCCGAAGACCGCCCGCCTCTACGAGGACGTCGGATTGCTCACCGCCGCACCGGAAATCGGCGCCGACCTGACCGATCTGTTCAATTCGCTGACCGGTTACTCGCGAAAAGAGCGCTACCGCAATCTGCTTGTCGCCCCGCAAAGCGTCCGCTCGGGCATCATCGAGCGCGTCCAGCGCGAAACCGATCTGGCCGCCCAAGGGCAGGCCGCCCGAATCCGCCTGAAGGCCAACGCGATCGTCGACGAGGAGATCATCGACGCGCTGTATCGGGCCTCGCAAGCGGGCGTGCCGGTGCAGATCGTGGTGCGCGGTATCTCCGCGCTCCGCCCCGGCGTGCCGGACATGAGCGAGAACATCGAGGTACGCTCGATCCTGGGTCGGTTCCTGGAGCACTCGCGCATTCTGCACTTCCAGGCGCAGGACGAGTACTGGATCGGCAGCGCCGACATGATGCACCGCAACCTGGATCGCAGGGTCGAGGTGATGGCCCAGGTGAAAGATCCGCGGCTGACCGAGCAACTCGGCGACGTGTTCGATTCGGCGCTCTCGCCGACCACGCGCTGCTGGGTGCTGCAGCCCGACGGCACCTGGCGGGCCTCGCCGGGGACGACCGGAGACGGCGACAAGATCCGAGACCACCAGGAGTTTCTGATGCGGCTGCGGAGACCCGAGCAGCAGTGA
- a CDS encoding NAD(P)H-dependent glycerol-3-phosphate dehydrogenase — MTRAAVLGAGSWGTAFAKVLADAGTDVTIWARRPEVAATLASEHRNPDYLSDIPLPPIAATHDPAVALNGADIVVLAVPSQSLRVNLAEWKGLLEPDATLLSLAKGIETGTLLRMSQVIGEVTGADQGRIAVLSGPNLAREIAVEQPAATVIACSDTDRAVAVQHASATGYFRPYTNTDVIGCEIGGACKNVIALACGIASGMGLGDNSIAGLITRGLAEIIRLGVAVGAEPATLAGLAGVGDLVATCTSPLSRNRSFGHVLGAGGSMDAAQSATHGQVAEGVKSCTSVRALAERHGVEMPLTTSVHRVCHEGLSVREAVDNLLGRRIKPE; from the coding sequence ATGACGAGGGCGGCGGTACTGGGCGCGGGATCGTGGGGCACCGCGTTCGCGAAGGTGTTGGCGGACGCGGGAACCGATGTCACGATCTGGGCCCGGAGGCCCGAGGTGGCCGCGACGCTGGCCTCTGAACATCGCAATCCCGATTACCTGTCCGATATTCCGCTGCCCCCGATCGCAGCAACCCATGACCCCGCGGTGGCGCTGAACGGCGCGGACATCGTGGTGCTGGCGGTGCCATCGCAGTCCCTCCGGGTGAACCTCGCCGAGTGGAAGGGCTTGCTCGAGCCGGATGCCACGCTGCTGAGCCTGGCCAAGGGCATCGAGACCGGCACGCTGCTGCGGATGAGCCAGGTGATCGGGGAGGTCACCGGCGCGGACCAGGGCCGGATCGCGGTGCTGTCCGGGCCGAACTTGGCCCGTGAGATCGCGGTGGAGCAGCCCGCCGCGACTGTCATCGCCTGCTCGGACACCGACCGCGCGGTCGCGGTGCAGCACGCCAGCGCGACCGGATATTTCCGGCCGTACACCAATACCGACGTGATCGGCTGTGAGATCGGCGGCGCCTGCAAGAACGTCATCGCGCTCGCCTGTGGCATCGCCTCGGGCATGGGTTTGGGCGACAACTCGATCGCCGGCCTGATCACCCGCGGTCTGGCCGAGATCATCCGGCTCGGGGTGGCCGTCGGCGCGGAACCCGCCACGCTGGCCGGTCTGGCCGGCGTCGGCGATCTGGTCGCCACCTGCACGTCGCCGCTGTCGCGCAACCGCTCTTTCGGTCACGTGCTCGGCGCGGGCGGGTCCATGGATGCCGCCCAGTCGGCCACCCATGGCCAGGTCGCCGAGGGCGTGAAATCCTGCACATCGGTTCGCGCGCTGGCCGAGCGGCACGGGGTGGAGATGCCGCTGACCACCTCGGTGCACCGGGTCTGTCATGAGGGGCTGTCGGTCCGCGAAGCCGTAGACAACCTGCTCGGGCGGCGGATCAAGCCGGAGTGA
- a CDS encoding D-alanine--D-alanine ligase family protein: MTNRIRVAVVFGGRSNEHAVSCVSAGSVLRNLDPEKYEVVPIGITAAGRWVLGGSDVAALGIHDRALPSVDATGTALTLAADPSRSGALIALDDPGAALGSVDVVFPILHGPFGEDGTLQGMLELAGIPYVGPGVLASAAGMDKEFTKKLLAAEGLPIGTQVVLRPGTATVAEEDRRRLGLPVFVKPARGGSSIGITKVTDWSELEAAIAAARAHDPKVIVEAGIVGREVECGVLEYPDGRVSASVVAEIRMPEDDVTAAGPEFYDFDTKYLDDVCEFDVPAKLDDEVADRIRELAVRAFQALDCQGLARVDFFVTEQGPVINEINTMPGFTAISMYPRMWEATGVDFATLISTLIETALARGTGLR, encoded by the coding sequence ATGACGAACCGGATCAGGGTTGCGGTGGTGTTCGGCGGACGCAGCAACGAGCACGCCGTGTCCTGCGTATCGGCGGGCAGCGTGCTGCGCAACCTGGATCCGGAGAAGTACGAGGTCGTGCCGATCGGCATCACCGCGGCGGGCCGCTGGGTGCTCGGCGGTTCGGACGTGGCCGCGCTCGGCATTCACGACCGCGCCCTGCCCTCGGTGGACGCCACCGGCACGGCGCTGACGCTGGCCGCGGACCCCAGCCGTTCGGGGGCGCTCATCGCGCTGGACGATCCGGGCGCCGCCCTCGGCTCGGTCGATGTGGTGTTCCCGATCCTGCACGGACCGTTCGGCGAGGACGGCACCCTGCAGGGGATGCTGGAGCTCGCCGGAATCCCGTATGTGGGGCCAGGGGTGCTGGCCAGCGCGGCGGGCATGGACAAGGAGTTCACCAAGAAGCTGCTCGCGGCCGAGGGACTGCCGATCGGCACCCAGGTGGTACTGCGGCCCGGCACCGCGACGGTCGCCGAGGAGGATCGGCGGCGCTTGGGACTGCCGGTGTTCGTGAAGCCCGCGCGCGGCGGATCATCGATCGGCATCACCAAAGTGACCGACTGGAGCGAGCTGGAAGCGGCTATCGCCGCGGCGCGCGCACACGATCCGAAGGTGATCGTGGAAGCGGGCATCGTCGGACGCGAAGTGGAGTGCGGTGTCCTGGAATACCCGGACGGGCGGGTCTCGGCGAGTGTGGTCGCGGAGATCCGGATGCCGGAGGACGACGTGACCGCCGCGGGACCCGAGTTCTACGACTTCGACACCAAGTACCTCGACGACGTCTGTGAATTCGACGTCCCGGCCAAGCTGGACGACGAGGTCGCCGACCGGATCAGGGAACTGGCGGTGCGCGCCTTCCAGGCCCTCGACTGCCAGGGCCTGGCGCGCGTCGATTTCTTCGTCACCGAGCAGGGACCGGTCATCAACGAGATCAACACCATGCCGGGCTTCACCGCGATCTCCATGTACCCGCGCATGTGGGAGGCCACCGGCGTCGACTTCGCCACGTTGATCTCCACGCTCATCGAAACCGCGCTCGCCCGCGGCACCGGCCTGCGCTAG
- a CDS encoding DUF3515 domain-containing protein, with translation MAADSSNRDSTEHDNEHADATKSASDAGADGPAADATEPEAPTDSTDTSGAAESDAGDAKSTDEATEPDRAAATSAQYSPALIATAVALPVVLVVAVLVAAVLARRAPVEREPLVLGPVPAPAAEGPACAALLPALPADLGEYSKSTLVEPAPPATRAWQRTDGGDPIVLRCGLDRPLEFHRASPLQMVNGVQWFEVKDQAAKASTWFAVDRGTYIALTVPDGSGPTPLQEVSDTITATLPGQPLDPGPLPN, from the coding sequence ATGGCGGCGGATTCGTCGAACCGCGATTCGACGGAGCATGACAACGAACACGCGGACGCCACGAAATCCGCGTCCGACGCCGGTGCGGACGGTCCGGCGGCAGACGCCACCGAGCCGGAGGCGCCAACCGATTCCACCGACACCTCCGGGGCAGCGGAATCGGACGCCGGCGATGCGAAGTCGACCGACGAAGCCACCGAGCCGGACCGCGCGGCCGCCACATCAGCTCAGTACTCCCCTGCCCTCATCGCCACCGCGGTGGCGCTGCCCGTCGTCTTGGTAGTCGCGGTGCTGGTGGCCGCGGTACTGGCGCGCCGCGCGCCCGTCGAGCGGGAACCGCTGGTCCTCGGCCCCGTTCCCGCCCCGGCGGCGGAAGGTCCCGCCTGCGCCGCCCTGCTGCCCGCCCTGCCCGCGGACCTCGGCGAGTACAGCAAATCGACCCTGGTGGAGCCCGCTCCCCCCGCTACCCGCGCGTGGCAGCGCACGGATGGCGGCGACCCCATCGTGCTGCGCTGCGGTTTGGATCGCCCGCTGGAATTCCACCGCGCCTCGCCTTTGCAGATGGTGAACGGCGTGCAGTGGTTCGAGGTCAAGGACCAGGCGGCGAAGGCGAGCACCTGGTTCGCCGTCGACCGGGGGACCTACATCGCCCTGACCGTCCCCGACGGCTCCGGTCCGACCCCGCTGCAAGAGGTTTCCGACACCATCACCGCCACCCTCCCCGGCCAGCCGCTCGACCCGGGGCCGCTGCCCAACTAG